In the Leptospira wolffii serovar Khorat str. Khorat-H2 genome, ATTCTCGGTCTCCGATCTTAAACTGAGCCTTTAGGGAAACGGAGATAAAAAGCAGTAGGAAGAAGGGAATACGGCGTAAATTAAAGCCTTGTAAATAGACTTTTACGGAAGAGATTGTCCTCATTGGTCCAGTTACAAACATCGATCCCCGTTTTGGAATGCTCCGGCCTATCCTATAGTATCGGACGAAAGTCCGTTTTGAAGAACGTCTCCTTTGCCGTTTTTCCGGGAGAAGTTCTGCTTGTGAGGGGACTCAACGGTTCCGGAAAGACCACCTTGCTTAAGGCAATCCTGCATCATGATAGATACAAGGACAAGATCCGGTTTCCGGAGAATTCTTCTCCTCGCGTTTCCTATCTAGGCCATGAGCTAGGATTGTATACCACATTAAGTCTGGAAGAAAATCTGGAATATTTCCGAGGGATTGCAGGGAATTGCAGATCCGAAGATCAGGTAAATTCCTGGCTCAAGGATTTCAGACTCTGGCAAAGGAGAAAGGATCCGGTCTCCTCCTTCTCCCGAGGAATGAAACAAAAAGCCGCGCTCGTTCGGGCTCTTTTGCCTAACGTGGATTTGTATCTTTTGGACGAACCCTTGACCGCCCTGGATACCGAAGGCGAGGAAAATGCCAAGAAGGTACTCGAATCCGTAGTTCGGGACTCCGCTTTAGTCATGGTCACCCACGATCCTTCTTTTTCCATCCAGGCGCCTACTCGGGTCTTGGAGTTGGGAGAGAATTCCAAATGAAGGAATTTCTGGCCTTAGTCAAAAAAGAACTGCGGCTGCTCGGTCGGGCGAGTAACGGGATTCTTTCTCTCATCGTAATCGTATCCGCAATGGTGTTTCTATTCCATTATGCGCTGGAAAGAAACGGAAACATGGACATGGTGGCGCTCGTCGGACTGAAATGGTCCATTTTGTTCGTCGCCTCTTTCGTATTAGTCGGTCAATTCACCTGGGAAGAGAGGGAATCCGGAGGAGGAACCGCCAGTAGGCTCTTCGTTTCTCCTTGGATCCTTTTTCTTTCCAAATCGATTCTCGTTTTTTTGGCATTGTCCGGAACCGCGTTTTATCTTCTGGGATTGTTCGCCTTATTTTTCAAGGCTTTCCCTTTCGAATGGGTCGCATTCGAAAAACATTTGGTGTTCTTTCTGCCCGGGCTACTTTGCATTTCCTTTTTGGGAGTCTGTCTTTCTCATATCAGTCTGTCTTCCCGATTGAAGGAGATCCTACTTCCTCTTTTACTCGTCCCGTTATCCATTCCGATTTTTCTGTACGGGATGGAGGCGGAGAGAAAATTTGCGAGCCAACCTTTCTCTTCCTTGGTCGGATCTTTCGGATTACTTTTGGCGTTCGCCTTTTTTTACGGATCCATGGGAGCCCTTCTCGTGGAAATGACTTCCGACGATTAGGATTTTTCTTGATCCATGGAAGCGATACGGACAGACTTCCTAGTGTATGAAGATTCCTATGTTAGCGGCAGCCTGGGATTGGGTTCTAGGTTTCGTATTTCTGCTCTTTTTTCCTTTTGCCGTTCTTCTCGGACTATACTATCCGAATGTGATCTTGGAGCAGGGGATTTCCCATAGGATTTTCTATTTTCATGTGCCTGTGGCCTGGGTCGCGTTGTACGGTCCCGGCATTTCCGCGGTATGTGCGATCGGATATCTGATCACCAAGGATCGTTTCTGGGATACTCTTTCTCTTTCCGCAAACAAGATCTCCCTTCTATTCGCGATCGGGGTGCTCTTCTCCGGGCCTATATGGGCCTATCTGGCTTGGGGGACTCCCTGGGATACGACGGACGCTCGTTTGAATTCCTTTTTCGTTTTGGTCCTGAGCCTTGTTGCTTATTTCTTACTACGGTTTCTGGTTTTGGATCAGAATAAGAAGTACATCTTCTCCGCTTTCTTGAGTTTGTTCTGCACCGTGAACGCGATCCTTACCTGGGGAGCCATTCGTTGGGTGGAAAATCCGGGCAACCATCCTTCTTCCGTTTTGGGCAAGAAGGGTATGGACCCCGACATGAGGATCTCCTTTTGGGCGGGAGTCTTGGCTTATCATCTTCTTTTTCTGATTCTGTATCGCCTCGTTTATAGATTGGATAAGATAAAGGCGATTCGAGAGGAATTGTTCGACTAGAAATCTTCCGATTTTTGGAATATTATAAAAATGGATAGAACCGGTGGATAGAGAAAAGCAGGAAAGTCTTTTGAATTATTCGGATTATTCGATTCTGGCCGTGGACGACTCCGATATCAACCTGAAGCTTCTGGTTCATACCTTAAAGCCTATGGGTTTCAACGTATTGACCGCGATGAATACGGACGACGCCCGTACCCTCCTCGCCACCAATCACGTGGATGTGCTTCTTCTGGACGTGAGCATGCCCGGCCAGGACGGATTTTCCTTTTGCAAAGAGTTGAGGGAGATCGATCGATTCAAACTTCTGCCTATACTTTTTATCACCGCGTATAATCGGGAATTAGGTTTTGACGAGGCCATTTCCAACGGAGGCGACGATTTTCTTCATAAGCCTTTTCAGCCCAAAGAATTGGTGGCAAAGATACGAGCCTTTATCCGCATCAAAAATCTTCAGGACGAAATCTTCCAACAAAAGAAGAAATACGAGAAAGAACTCGTCATGGCGAGAAGGGTACAGCAGGAACTCGTTCCCGAAAAACATTTGGACTGGAACGGTATCAAGGTCGGCTCCATTTTCCATCCTTTGATGCAGATCGGAGGGGATTTCATAGATGCCTGGGTGGAGGAGGACAAACTCCACGTTTTTATCGCCGACTGTTCCGGTCACGGACCTTCCGCGGCGCTTCTCTCTGCGATGGTGAAGATGCAGGTTTCCAATTTAGGAAGAAGTAATACTCTTGCGGAAAAGGTCAGGACTCTCCGTCAACAATTGGAGAAGATTCTTCCCGAGGATTTTTCCATCACATTCTTCTACGGAATCTTGGATAAGAATCGTAAATTCGAATACGCAAACGGAGGCCATCCTCCTCCCTTGATTTACAAGGACGGGATCGTGGAGGAGTTGCCCGGCATGGGACCTCTTATCATTCCGATAGAACTCGGAACCGAGGACGAATTCAGGAGCGTAGAGTTTAATCCGGGTGCTTCCCTATTGCTTTACACGGACGGCGCGACTGAAATAACGGACGAGAGCTATAATATTTTGGGCGAAGAAAGTCTGAAAAAGATCCTGAAAGAAGCGGTGGAGTTCCATGCGGACGATATACTGAATTTTTCCTTGGATAAGATTCTCGCTCATTCGGGCAAGATGACTCACGACGACGATATCGCACTCATGGTTATCCAAGGATGACGAAATTACCCGAGCCTTCTTATATAGGAAAAGTTAGAGACGTTTACGATTTGGGACAGAATCTGATTCTTTCCTCCACGGATCGAGTATCCGCCTTCGACGTGGTCTTCCGACAAATCGTTCCCGGTAAAGGAAAGGTTCTGAATCGGATCTCGGCGGAATGGTTTTCCTATTTCAAAGACATTCCCAATCATATCGTGGAGACGGATGTTTCCAAATTCCCCGAACCCTTTCGTAATAGCCCGGAATTGCAGGACCGTTCCGTTCTGGTGAAAAAATGCCGGCGCATCGATTTCGAATGCGTGGTGAGAGGATATCTTTCCGGTTCCGGTTGGAAAGAATACAAGCAGGATGGGACCCTTGCCTTTAAAAAGCTTCCGGTCGGTTTACGAGAATCCGAAAAATTGCCCGAGCCTGCCTTTACTCCCGCTATCAAAAACGATACGGGTCACGACGAAAACGTATCGGAAGAAAGGATGAAAAACGAGATCGGCGCAGAACTCTTCTCCATTCTGAAGGAAAAATCGATTTCCCTTTATACTAGGGCTTCTGAACTGGTAGCTGGGGCCGGGATTCTACTCTGCGATACCAAATTCGAGTTCGGAATTCTGGACGGACAGGTGATCCTGATCGACGAGATTCTGACTCCGGATTCTTCCCGGTACTGGGCTCAAGAGACCTATACGATAGGGACCACCCCTCCGAGCATGGACAAACAGATTCTTAGGAATTATCTGGAGAAGTCGGGTTGGAACAAACTGCCTCCTCCTCCGGATCTACCAGAGAGTCTCATTGTTCAACTCCAAGCGGCATATAAGGAAATACAGGACCGGCTATTAAAATGTTTATCGCGAGAATCAACGTAACCTTAAAAGAATCCGTACTAGACCCGCAAGGTAGTACGGTTAAATCCACTCTTCAGGAACTCGGAGAGAAATCCGTGCAGGACGTAAGAGTCGGAAAATACATAGAAGTCAAATTGGATACGCCGGATATCGCGACTGCCGAGCAAACTGTAAAGAGTCTTTGTGAGAAGCTCCTAGTGAACCACGTGATCGAAACCTATCGTTCGGAGATTATCCCCGCATGAAGGCCGCGGTCGTTACTTTTCCGGGATCCAATTGCGATAGCGATATCGCCAGAGTCTTGGCGGATTTTTATTCCGCAAAGGTGGACAAGGTATGGCACAAGGACCAATTCTCCGAAAAATACGATTTGGTCATTCTTCCCGGAGGATTCTCCTACGGAGATTATCTGAGATCCGGAGCCATGGCTCCTTTTTCTCCGGTGATGAAATCCGTTAAGGAACACACGGACAGAGGCGGCAAATTATTCGGAATTTGTAATGGATTCCAGATTCTCGCGGAGGCGGGATATCTTCCAGGCGCTCTTATACGTAATAGAAATCTAAAATATGTCTGCAAAACCGTAGGCTTAAAAAAGGCGTCCGATTCCAATAAGATCAGCGGAAAGCTGGAAAAGGATAGGATTTTACGGGTTCCTGTGGCGCACGGAGACGGATGTTATTTCGCTTCCGAAGATATTCGTAAGCAATTGAAGGACGAGGGAAGAATCCTGTTTCTTTACGCGGACGAGAATCCGAACGGAAGTCTGGACAATATCGCGGGTATCTGCTCCGCAGATTTTAAGATCGCGGGAATGATGCCTCACCCGGAAAGAGCCATGAATCGCATCACGGGAGAAATGGACGGCAAAACCGTTTTGGATCTGGTGATCGCTTCCTAATTCGTAGAATCGCAACTGCGATCCGGTTCCGGATCAGGTTTGTTGCGAAATCGGGACTTCCAGAATCGCAATCCCTCCGCTCACTTTTTCCTTTTTCTGTTTGGTCTTGATCCAGCCGCTTACGGTATATAAGCTTTTCCTGAAATGATCCTTGCCCCAGGTCTTGGGTCGGA is a window encoding:
- a CDS encoding ABC transporter ATP-binding protein, which translates into the protein MVQLQTSIPVLECSGLSYSIGRKSVLKNVSFAVFPGEVLLVRGLNGSGKTTLLKAILHHDRYKDKIRFPENSSPRVSYLGHELGLYTTLSLEENLEYFRGIAGNCRSEDQVNSWLKDFRLWQRRKDPVSSFSRGMKQKAALVRALLPNVDLYLLDEPLTALDTEGEENAKKVLESVVRDSALVMVTHDPSFSIQAPTRVLELGENSK
- a CDS encoding heme exporter protein CcmB, which translates into the protein MKEFLALVKKELRLLGRASNGILSLIVIVSAMVFLFHYALERNGNMDMVALVGLKWSILFVASFVLVGQFTWEERESGGGTASRLFVSPWILFLSKSILVFLALSGTAFYLLGLFALFFKAFPFEWVAFEKHLVFFLPGLLCISFLGVCLSHISLSSRLKEILLPLLLVPLSIPIFLYGMEAERKFASQPFSSLVGSFGLLLAFAFFYGSMGALLVEMTSDD
- the ccsA gene encoding cytochrome c biogenesis protein CcsA, which encodes MKIPMLAAAWDWVLGFVFLLFFPFAVLLGLYYPNVILEQGISHRIFYFHVPVAWVALYGPGISAVCAIGYLITKDRFWDTLSLSANKISLLFAIGVLFSGPIWAYLAWGTPWDTTDARLNSFFVLVLSLVAYFLLRFLVLDQNKKYIFSAFLSLFCTVNAILTWGAIRWVENPGNHPSSVLGKKGMDPDMRISFWAGVLAYHLLFLILYRLVYRLDKIKAIREELFD
- a CDS encoding PP2C family protein-serine/threonine phosphatase produces the protein MDREKQESLLNYSDYSILAVDDSDINLKLLVHTLKPMGFNVLTAMNTDDARTLLATNHVDVLLLDVSMPGQDGFSFCKELREIDRFKLLPILFITAYNRELGFDEAISNGGDDFLHKPFQPKELVAKIRAFIRIKNLQDEIFQQKKKYEKELVMARRVQQELVPEKHLDWNGIKVGSIFHPLMQIGGDFIDAWVEEDKLHVFIADCSGHGPSAALLSAMVKMQVSNLGRSNTLAEKVRTLRQQLEKILPEDFSITFFYGILDKNRKFEYANGGHPPPLIYKDGIVEELPGMGPLIIPIELGTEDEFRSVEFNPGASLLLYTDGATEITDESYNILGEESLKKILKEAVEFHADDILNFSLDKILAHSGKMTHDDDIALMVIQG
- a CDS encoding phosphoribosylaminoimidazolesuccinocarboxamide synthase translates to MTKLPEPSYIGKVRDVYDLGQNLILSSTDRVSAFDVVFRQIVPGKGKVLNRISAEWFSYFKDIPNHIVETDVSKFPEPFRNSPELQDRSVLVKKCRRIDFECVVRGYLSGSGWKEYKQDGTLAFKKLPVGLRESEKLPEPAFTPAIKNDTGHDENVSEERMKNEIGAELFSILKEKSISLYTRASELVAGAGILLCDTKFEFGILDGQVILIDEILTPDSSRYWAQETYTIGTTPPSMDKQILRNYLEKSGWNKLPPPPDLPESLIVQLQAAYKEIQDRLLKCLSREST
- the purS gene encoding phosphoribosylformylglycinamidine synthase subunit PurS, with the translated sequence MFIARINVTLKESVLDPQGSTVKSTLQELGEKSVQDVRVGKYIEVKLDTPDIATAEQTVKSLCEKLLVNHVIETYRSEIIPA
- the purQ gene encoding phosphoribosylformylglycinamidine synthase subunit PurQ, which produces MKAAVVTFPGSNCDSDIARVLADFYSAKVDKVWHKDQFSEKYDLVILPGGFSYGDYLRSGAMAPFSPVMKSVKEHTDRGGKLFGICNGFQILAEAGYLPGALIRNRNLKYVCKTVGLKKASDSNKISGKLEKDRILRVPVAHGDGCYFASEDIRKQLKDEGRILFLYADENPNGSLDNIAGICSADFKIAGMMPHPERAMNRITGEMDGKTVLDLVIAS